The Coffea eugenioides isolate CCC68of chromosome 8, Ceug_1.0, whole genome shotgun sequence genome has a segment encoding these proteins:
- the LOC113779376 gene encoding probable L-type lectin-domain containing receptor kinase S.5, whose translation MSKFQSLTSMLKLLILGIILLHQQSFFLVQSFNFSFQSFVPGICDDSESRLICLGSVTATNGTLNLTPDESQQNPQQKNQIARVLFRYPVTAWPASFSTTFVLRILTNLTISGDGIAFVIAQDDKPSPPESFGSYIGILDPSTEGGILRQLAVELDTYKNEHEPDNNHVAIVTTSVQYPIANKSLNSTGVYLRSGKDITVEIDYDGWEKDLQVSVAYSGNPLVNVLSQNIVLEDTVPQSTYVGFTASTAYFFETHQILSWNFTYYNLSRKSLKHGVNRNKPRIALSIVVPTLVVSTLVFLYIARKRRNERHQSKKSDMEMLARNAANAPRLFTYKQLSKATRHFNKENLLGAGGFGCVYKGILLSDPPAIIAVKKINATSGQGEREYLAEICTIGRLRHKNLVQLQGWCHDKEQLFLVYEYMPNGSLDRYIGKVSLDWKTRYRILSGLASALLYLHEECGNPVVHRDVKPNNVMLDSEFNAHLGDFGLARLLQNDNFVNTMVAGTPGYLAPEVSYTGRATLESDVYSFGMVVLEVVCGRRSRGMMEENSLVDHVWTTHEKNELFMCVDPTLEGKFDEEEVRRTILVGLACLHPDRLHRPRMRKVVQIFMNPDEPLMKIADSRPTAVSLPLHFSHSDSTASEFSSNNAPAGGRGSMDSLPDEITVVFDD comes from the exons ATGTCGAAGTTTCAATCCTTGACAAGCATGTTAAAGCTACTAATTCTGGGAATAATCTTGCTTCATCAACAATCTTTCTTCCTTGTACAATCGTTTAATTTCTCTTTCCAGTCGTTTGTTCCGGGAATCTGTGACGACAGCGAGAGCAGATTAATCTGCTTGGGATCAGTAACTGCAACAAATGGGACATTGAACCTCACCCCCGATGAGTCACAGCAGAATCCGCAACAGAAGAACCAGATTGCACGAGTCCTGTTTAGATATCCTGTAACTGCATGGCCGGCCTCATTTTCCACCACCTTCGTTTTAAGAATCCTCACAAATTTAACCATTTCTGGTGATGGGATTGCATTTGTTATCGCACAGGATGATAAGCCTTCACCGCCTGAGAGCTTTGGTTCGTATATTGGAATTCTTGATCCTTCCACCGAAG GTGGAATTCTTCGTCAACTGGCGGTCGAGCTAGACACATACAAGAACGAACACGAACCCGACAATAACCATGTAGCAATTGTGACAACCAGCGTTCAATATCCTATAGCCAATAAAAGTTTAAACAGTACTGGTGTTTATCTAAGGAGTGGAAAAGATATTACAGTGGAAATCGATTATGATGGATGGGAAAAAGATCTCCAAGTTTCTGTTGCATATTCGGGCAATCCTTTAGTAAATGTTCTGAGCCAAAATATAGTACTGGAAGACACAGTTCCACAATCAACTTATGTTGGCTTTACAGCTTCAACGGCTTATTTCTTCGAAACTCATCAGATTTTGAGTTGGAACTTCACGTATTATAACTTGTCAAGGAAATCGTTGAAGCATGGTGTTAACAGAAACAAACCCAGGATAGCATTGTCGATTGTTGTTCCGACTTTGGTAGTCTCTACGTTGGTTTTCTTGTATATAGCTCGTAAGAGGAGAAACGAGAGGCATCAGAGCAAGAAAAGTGACATGGAAATGCTGGCAAGAAATGCAGCCAATGCTCCGAGATTGTTTACCTACAAGCAGCTCTCTAAGGCTACTCGTCATTTCAACAAAGAGAATTTGCTCGGTGCTGGTGGCTTTGGATGTGTTTACAAAGGGATTTTATTATCTGATCCTCCTGCGATCATTGCTGTCAAGAAAATTAATGCAACATCAGGACAAG GTGAAAGGGAATACTTGGCAGAGATATGTACAATTGGGCGCCTAAGGCACAAAAATCTAGTCCAACTCCAAGGTTGGTGTCATGACAAAGAGCAGCTCTTCCTAGTCTACGAATATATGCCCAATGGTAGCCTCGACCGCTACATTGGAAAGGTCTCTCTTGACTGGAAAACTAGGTACAGAATCCTGTCAGGATTGGCATCTGCATTGCTTTACCTGCACGAAGAATGTGGCAATCCTGTTGTTCATCGCGATGTGAAGCCTAACAATGTGATGCTGGATTCAGAATTCAACGCTCATCTAGGTGATTTTGGCCTCGCGAGACTACTTCAGAATGATAATTTCGTGAACACTATGGTTGCAGGAACTCCAGGATACTTGGCTCCAGAAGTCAGCTACACTGGAAGAGCTACACTAGAGTCTGATGTCTACAGCTTTGGCATGGTGGTTCTTGAAGTTGTTTGTGGACGACGATCAAGAGGTATGATGGAAGAAAACAGTCTTGTGGATCACGTCTGGACTACTCACGAAAAGAACGAATTATTCATGTGTGTGGATCCAACTCTTGAAGGCAAATTCGACGAGGAAGAAGTAAGGAGGACTATACTAGTTGGACTGGCATGTTTGCATCCAGACAGATTGCATAGGCCTAGAATGAGGAAAGTGGTTCAAATCTTCATGAACCCTGATGAGCCTTTGATGAAAATCGCAGATTCTAGACCTACTGCTGTCAGTTTGccattgcatttttctcattcgGATTCAACTGCAAGCGAATTTAGCTCCAACAATGCTCCTGCCGGAGGAAGAGGTTCCATGGACTCCCTTCCGGATGAGATCACAGTTgtatttgatgattga
- the LOC113779294 gene encoding probable sugar phosphate/phosphate translocator At2g25520 produces the protein MGKGSALSDGLVKKIILSYTYVAIWIFLSFTVIVYNKYILDRKLYNWPFPISLTMIHMAFCSSLAFLLVRVLKLVEPVALSRQLYLSSVVPIGALYALSLWLSNSAYIYLSVSFIQMLKALMPVAVYSIGILLKKDTYKGNTMLNMVAISFGVAIAAYGEAKYDSWGVLLQLGAVAFEATRLVLIQILLTSKGINLNPITSLYYVAPSCLFFLFIPWIFVEYPVLRENSSFHFDFVVFGTNSVCAFALNLAVFLLVGKTSALTMNVAGVVKDWLLIAFSWSVIKDTVTPMNLIGYGLAFLGVGYYNHSKLQALKAKEAQKKSQQADEESGKLLGETEGKDGVEGIGKKGDTQA, from the coding sequence ATGGGGAAAGGCTCAGCCTTGTCAGATGGGTTGGTGAAGAAAATCATCCTCTCCTACACTTATGTAGCCATCTGGATCTTCCTTTCCTTCACTGTAATCGTCTACAACAAATACATCCTTGACAGAAAGCTCTACAATTGGCCATTTCCCATCTCCCTAACCATGATCCATATGGCCTTCTGTTCATCCTTAGCATTTTTGCTCGTCCGAGTCCTTAAACTAGTCGAGCCTGTGGCCTTGTCTCGCCAGCTTTACCTCAGTTCAGTGGTCCCAATTGGAGCCCTTTATGCCCTTTCCCTCTGGCTCTCAAACTCTGCTTATATTTACTTATCGGTCTCCTTCATTCAGATGTTGAAAGCTTTAATGCCTGTGGCTGTCTACTCTATTGGGATTCTCTTAAAGAAAGATACTTATAAGGGCAACACTATGCTTAACATGGTTGCTATTTCGTTTGGGGTTGCTATTGCTGCTTATGGTGAAGCAAAGTACGATTCTTGGGGGGTTTTGCTTCAGTTGGGTGCTGTTGCTTTTGAGGCTACTAGGTTGGTTTTGATCCAGATCTTGTTGACTTCTAAGGGAATCAATTTGAATCCCATTACTTCTCTGTATTATGTGGCTCCAAGTTGCCTCTTTTTCTTGTTCATTCCTTGGATTTTTGTGGAATACCCTGTTTTGAGGGAGAATTCCAGTTTCCATTTTGATTTCGTGGTGTTTGGGACTAATTCGGTTTGTGCATTTGCTCTGAACTTGGCTGTTTTCTTGCTTGTGGGAAAGACTTCTGCTTTGACCATGAATGTGGCTGGGGTGGTAAAAGATTGGCTTTTGATCGCGTTTTCCTGGTCGGTGATTAAGGATACTGTGACCCCTATGAACTTGATCGGGTATGGATTGGCGTTTTTGGGTGTTGGATATTATAATCATTCGAAATTGCAGGCGCTGAAGGCAAAAGAGGCGCAAAAGAAGTCGCAGCAGGCTGATGAGGAGAGTGGAAAGCTATTGGGAGAGACAGAAGGGAAAGATGGGGTTGAGGGAATTGGCAAGAAGGGTGACACTCAGGCCTGA
- the LOC113779378 gene encoding pentatricopeptide repeat-containing protein At4g21065-like, whose product MLSFISKTKLFRYLHTLPPPPKTASKKRAAEQNCLALLELCNNFPKLSQIHTHILKLGLQTNPLVLTRLASTSSDLNAIDYASSFIFGLDAKTHLYDTFLFNTVIRAYAQTKDSKQNALIYYKIMLKDCIFPNKFTYPFVLKACAGIGELSLGQSVHGSAVKYGFSDDIHVLNTMVHMYCSCGGGIEFGRKVFDEMPKCDSVSWSAMIGGYAKLGMSSEAVGLFRKMQIAGVRPDEVTMVSVLSACTDLGALELGKWVSSYIDKEKVPKSVELCNALIDMFVKCGDVDKALKLFRNMAEKDIVSWTSLIVGMAMHGRGLEAILLFEDMRSSGIVPDDVAFIGLLSACSHSGLVEKGRQYFDLMLKEFRIVPKIEHYGCMVDLLSRAGLVKDALEFVESMPIEPNPVILRALITACRAHGELKLSESMTRKLIKQEPMLESNYVLLSNIYAKSLNWEKKTTIRAVMGKKGIRKTPGSTMFEQDNEIYEFVAGDKTHNEYKEIYEMLDEMGKEMRRAGYVATTSEVLLDIDEEDKEDALNRHSEKLAIAFALLKTPPGTSIRIVKNLRVCEDCHTATKFISKIYSREIVVRDRNRFHHFIDGLCSCKDFW is encoded by the coding sequence ATGCTGTCTTTTATCTCCAAAACCAAGCTATTCCGCTACCTTCATACACTGCCACCGCCACCCAAAACAGCCAGCAAGAAAAGAGCAGCAGAGCAGAACTGCTTAGCCCTCTTGGAACTCTGCAACAACTTCCCAAAACTGTCCCAAATCCACACTCACATTCTGAAATTAGGCCTTCAAACGAACCCACTTGTCCTCACCAGGTTGGCCTCCACGTCTTCTGACCTCAATGCCATTGATTATGCTTCCTCCTTCATTTTTGGCCTTGATGCCAAAACCCATCTCTATGATACCTTCCTTTTCAACACTGTCATCAGGGCTTATGCTCAAACAAAGGATTCAAAGCAGAATGCCCTGATTTATTACAAAATTATGCTTAAAGATTGCATTTTTCCTAACAAATTTACGTACCCGTTTGTTCTTAAGGCCTGTGCTGGCATTGGAGAGTTGAGTTTAGGCCAAAGTGTTCATGGGTCTGCGGTGAAATATGGTTTTAGCGATGATATTCATGTTTTGAACACCATGGTTCATATGTATTGTTCTTGTGGCGGAGGAATTGAGTTCGGCCGGAAAGTGTTTGATGAGATGCCTAAATGTGATTCAGTGTCGTGGAGTGCGATGATTGGCGGGTATGCCAAGTTGGGCATGTCAAGTGAGGCGGTGGGGTTGTTTAGGAAAATGCAGATTGCTGGAGTGAGGCCCGATGAGGTTACTATGGTGTCAGTGTTGTCTGCTTGTACTGATTTGGGTGCACTTGAGCTTGGGAAGTGGGTGTCTTCCTATATTGACAAGGAGAAGGTTCCGAAGAGTGTGGAGCTATGCAATGCGTTGATTGACATGTTTGTCAAGTGTGGCGATGTTGACAAGGCTTTGAAGTTGTTTAGGAACATGGCTGAGAAGGACATTGTTTCGTGGACTTCTTTGATTGTTGGTATGGCAATGCATGGCCGTGGTTTGGAGGCCATTTTATTGTTTGAGGACATGAGGAGTTCTGGAATAGTGCCTGACGATGTTGCTTTTATAGGATTGCTCAGTGCTTGTAGCCATTCTGGTTTAGTTGAGAAGGGCAGGCAGTATTTTGATTTGATGTTGAAGGAATTCAGAATTGTGCCCAAGATAGAACATTATGGGTGCATGGTTGATCTGTTAAGCAGGGCCGGACTTGTTAAAGACGCATTGGAGTTTGTTGAGAGTATGCCCATTGAGCCAAATCCAGTCATTTTGCGAGCACTAATCACTGCCTGCCGTGCTCATGGTGAGCTCAAGCTCAGTGAAAGCATGACTAGGAAGCTCATAAAACAGGAGCCGATGCTCGAGTCCAACTATGTCTTGCTGTCTAATATCTATGCAAAATCGTTAAACTGGGagaaaaaaacaacaattagGGCGGTTATGGGGAAAAAGGGAATTAGAAAAACTCCAGGTAGCACCATGTTTGAGCAGGATAATGAAATTTATGAATTTGTTGCCGGAGATAAAACTCATAATGAATACAAAGAAATTTATGAAATGTTGGACGAAATGGGGAAGGAGATGAGAAGGGCTGGATATGTTGCTACCACTTCTGAAGTTTTACTTGATATTGACGAGGAAGACAAGGAAGATGCTTTAAACAGGCACAGTGAGAAGTTGGCTATTGCATTTGCCCTTCTGAAGACACCTCCTGGAACTTCTATTCGCATTGTGAAAAACTTGCGTGTTTGTGAGGATTGTCATACTGCTACTAAGTTTATCTCCAAGATCTACAGTAGGGAAATAGTGGTCAGAGACAGAAACCGTTTTCACCACTTCATAGATGGGTTATGCTCATGTAAAGACTTCTGGTGA